The following are from one region of the bacterium genome:
- a CDS encoding AbrB/MazE/SpoVT family DNA-binding domain-containing protein, which translates to MQARIQKWGNSLAVRIPKTLATEAHLAQEAVVELAVTKGKLIIAPIKKQKYKLEELVSRITDENIHKEDIWGPAVGREVW; encoded by the coding sequence ATGCAGGCAAGAATTCAAAAATGGGGAAACAGTCTGGCAGTACGGATTCCGAAAACGCTGGCGACCGAGGCGCATTTGGCACAAGAGGCAGTAGTGGAACTTGCCGTGACGAAAGGCAAATTGATTATTGCACCCATAAAGAAGCAAAAATATAAATTGGAAGAATTAGTGTCCAGAATTACTGACGAAAACATCCACAAAGAAGATATATGGGGACCGGCTGTCGGGAGGGAGGTGTGGTGA
- a CDS encoding MoaD/ThiS family protein: MIRERVARLAARMHDSPQYPSQGAVLFVDLERREHFRKFLPVRVLRSFLSGRGANMFLLHNLLPDGREPLDPQIPMIFGSGVFTGTVPTAARGNLSGVAPDSNGILDSNCGDFFPAFLKLGGYDHLVLYGRAAGWTLLELSGREVRFHDAAPYLGMDNTDLIRAVERDFSCTERKDMAMARITRAGENLVLCSAIMGGEKACYARCGTGAKMGSLRLKAVMLRRRVAQPALSPAFMENNRDLARKILSASVVKYALKKVGTPFLYKPSRILGAIGAKNHQETNWDDSLDADNFDVYRPGMDGCFQCPIRCRPLNDMTPEGKGGWGADALKGVTGNAGYDERQAQVVHRREKNYRGIRGDGTYDRHDKGDGPDYVTLGKMGPMIGLREPEQVLRLNNIANDLGLDSASTGSAIAWAMELYQRGILSPKDTGGLELTWGNYEVVEKLLHMTSRREGFGDVIADSARAVERGRYPAEALKYRMAVKGLFQSDPHDARIIKGFALGLAVSTRGMDHLRNRPTLEINAKINDNVEFKTALYGGTVAPEPTSYEGKEHAVATCEKTFAVGDAVGICRFATKLFNSPSTADYDDFARQLKELTGEEFTPAELDGIGRNITGIERLINARLGLTEKDDTLPDRWFEEEITAGPFAGEKIDRAAFEAMKIRYYELLGLNAAGVPSLEWHRGLAEATTGFAVQVALPEGIPGAPEGAVIVDQPVSDVAGLREALKRRLPHAARKLEDTSLIVSVNGAMVLSNEDATPVRSGDEVVLLRIIAGG, translated from the coding sequence ATGATCCGGGAAAGGGTGGCGCGGCTCGCGGCGCGGATGCACGACAGCCCGCAGTACCCCTCGCAGGGGGCGGTGCTGTTCGTCGACCTCGAGCGGCGGGAGCATTTCCGGAAGTTCCTTCCCGTCCGGGTGTTGCGGTCGTTCCTCTCGGGCCGCGGCGCGAACATGTTCCTCCTCCACAACCTCCTGCCCGACGGCAGGGAGCCTCTCGACCCGCAGATCCCGATGATCTTCGGCAGCGGCGTCTTCACGGGGACGGTCCCCACCGCCGCCCGCGGGAACCTGAGCGGCGTCGCCCCGGACAGCAACGGGATCCTCGACAGCAACTGCGGGGATTTCTTCCCCGCGTTCCTCAAGCTGGGCGGCTACGATCACCTGGTCCTCTACGGGCGGGCCGCCGGGTGGACCCTTCTCGAGCTCTCCGGCAGGGAAGTTCGCTTCCACGACGCCGCTCCCTACCTCGGAATGGACAATACCGACCTCATCCGGGCCGTCGAACGGGATTTCTCCTGCACGGAGCGGAAGGACATGGCGATGGCCCGCATCACGCGGGCCGGCGAGAACCTGGTCCTTTGCTCCGCGATCATGGGGGGGGAGAAGGCGTGCTATGCCCGGTGCGGCACCGGCGCGAAGATGGGCTCCCTCCGGCTCAAGGCCGTGATGCTCCGGAGGCGCGTCGCCCAACCCGCCCTTTCCCCGGCCTTCATGGAAAACAACCGGGACCTGGCCCGGAAGATCCTGTCGGCCAGCGTCGTCAAGTACGCACTGAAAAAGGTCGGCACCCCGTTCCTCTACAAGCCCAGCCGCATTCTCGGCGCGATCGGGGCGAAGAACCACCAGGAGACGAACTGGGACGACTCCCTCGACGCCGACAACTTCGACGTCTACCGGCCCGGCATGGACGGCTGCTTCCAGTGCCCGATCCGTTGCCGCCCGTTGAACGACATGACCCCCGAAGGGAAGGGGGGGTGGGGCGCCGATGCGCTGAAGGGGGTGACCGGGAACGCCGGATACGACGAGCGCCAGGCGCAGGTCGTGCATCGGCGGGAGAAGAACTACCGGGGGATCCGGGGCGACGGCACGTACGACCGCCACGACAAGGGGGACGGCCCCGATTACGTCACCCTCGGGAAGATGGGTCCCATGATCGGCCTCCGGGAGCCCGAACAGGTCCTGCGCCTGAACAACATCGCAAACGACCTCGGGCTGGACTCGGCCAGCACGGGGAGCGCGATCGCCTGGGCCATGGAACTCTACCAGCGGGGGATCCTTTCCCCGAAGGATACCGGCGGGCTCGAACTGACGTGGGGAAATTACGAGGTCGTCGAAAAGCTCCTGCACATGACGTCCCGGAGGGAAGGGTTCGGCGACGTGATCGCCGACTCCGCCCGGGCGGTGGAGCGGGGGAGGTACCCGGCGGAGGCGCTGAAATACCGGATGGCCGTCAAGGGGCTGTTCCAGTCCGACCCGCACGACGCGCGGATCATCAAGGGATTCGCCCTCGGCCTGGCCGTCTCGACCCGCGGCATGGACCATCTCCGGAACCGGCCCACCCTCGAGATCAACGCGAAGATCAACGACAACGTCGAATTCAAGACCGCCCTCTACGGCGGAACGGTCGCCCCGGAGCCCACGAGCTACGAGGGGAAGGAGCATGCCGTCGCCACGTGCGAGAAAACGTTCGCGGTCGGGGATGCCGTCGGGATCTGCCGCTTCGCGACGAAGCTGTTCAACTCCCCCTCCACCGCCGACTACGACGATTTCGCCCGGCAGCTGAAGGAGCTGACCGGGGAGGAGTTCACCCCCGCGGAGCTGGACGGGATCGGACGGAACATCACCGGGATCGAGCGCCTGATCAACGCCCGCCTCGGATTGACGGAGAAGGACGACACGCTCCCGGACCGCTGGTTCGAGGAGGAGATCACCGCGGGGCCGTTCGCCGGGGAGAAGATCGACCGGGCCGCCTTCGAGGCGATGAAGATCCGCTACTACGAACTCCTCGGCCTGAACGCCGCGGGCGTGCCGTCGCTCGAGTGGCATCGCGGCCTCGCGGAGGCGACGACGGGGTTCGCCGTGCAGGTCGCGCTCCCCGAGGGGATCCCGGGCGCCCCGGAAGGGGCGGTCATCGTCGATCAGCCGGTGTCCGACGTCGCCGGACTCCGGGAGGCGCTGAAGAGGCGGCTCCCCCACGCGGCCCGGAAGCTGGAGGACACCTCCCTGATCGTTTCCGTCAACGGCGCCATGGTCCTTTCGAACGAGGACGCGACCCCCGTGCGAAGCGGCGACGAGGTCGTCCTCCTGCGAATCATCGCGGGAGGGTGA
- a CDS encoding 2-dehydropantoate 2-reductase: MGKSGYQPKRFAVVGAGPVGAIVAAFLARGGFDVTLCDVVPSLLGPALDPGVLIEGTDVLQAKVARTTTRVDELLGDPPDVVIVAVKATALPLIASTLEGFAAGGRYVVSWQNGIDTERVLAAHLGAEFVLRAVVNLGCVPVGPAHVRIAFHHRPHYLQELDPRSIDAAVGIADVFTACGLDTLRTDQIQHMVWRKAVLNACMNPICAVTGKTMAEVINDPILYHLVDVLIKEGVSVARANEFRLGSSFYPYCIDYIRGAGHHKPSMLQDIEAGRRTEVDYINGKIVEYGGQAGVPTPYNTMIRGLVKALEPK, encoded by the coding sequence ATGGGAAAGAGCGGCTACCAGCCGAAGCGGTTCGCGGTCGTCGGCGCCGGCCCGGTCGGCGCGATCGTCGCCGCCTTCCTCGCGAGGGGGGGGTTCGACGTCACCCTTTGCGACGTGGTGCCGTCGCTCCTCGGGCCGGCACTGGACCCCGGCGTCCTCATCGAGGGAACCGACGTCCTCCAGGCGAAGGTGGCCAGGACGACCACCCGCGTCGACGAGCTGCTCGGGGATCCTCCCGACGTCGTGATCGTGGCGGTCAAGGCCACCGCCCTTCCGCTGATCGCCTCCACCCTCGAGGGGTTCGCCGCGGGAGGGCGGTACGTCGTCAGCTGGCAGAACGGCATCGACACCGAGCGGGTCCTCGCGGCGCACCTGGGGGCCGAATTCGTCCTGCGGGCCGTCGTCAACCTCGGCTGCGTCCCGGTGGGGCCGGCCCACGTCCGGATCGCCTTCCACCATCGTCCCCACTACCTCCAGGAGCTCGATCCCCGGTCGATCGACGCCGCCGTCGGGATCGCCGACGTCTTCACCGCGTGCGGGCTCGACACCCTGCGAACCGACCAGATCCAGCACATGGTCTGGCGCAAGGCGGTCCTGAACGCATGCATGAACCCGATCTGCGCCGTCACCGGGAAGACGATGGCCGAGGTCATCAACGACCCGATCCTCTATCACCTGGTCGACGTCCTCATCAAGGAGGGGGTCTCCGTCGCCAGGGCGAACGAGTTCCGGCTCGGCTCGAGCTTTTATCCGTATTGCATCGACTACATCCGGGGCGCCGGCCACCACAAGCCGTCCATGCTCCAGGACATCGAGGCCGGCCGGCGCACCGAGGTCGACTACATCAACGGCAAGATCGTCGAATACGGGGGCCAGGCCGGCGTCCCCACCCCGTACAACACGATGATCCGCGGCCTCGTCAAGGCGCTCGAGCCGAAATGA
- the pcaF gene encoding 3-oxoadipyl-CoA thiolase yields MPEAYICDAVRTPIGRYAGGLSAVRTDDLAAMPVVEIMKRNPSVDWGRVDDVMYGCTNQAGEDNRNVARMTVLLAGLPPEVPGVTFNRLCGSGMDAVGSAARAIKAGEATLIVAGGVESMSRAPYVMSKGAAPFDRGIEMHDSTIGWRFVNRRTKERYGVESMASTAENVADQFRVSREDQDLFALRSQERTAAAAAGGRLREEIVPVVIPRKKGEDAVVGDDEHPRPDTTLEGLARLKPIVRPDGTVTAGNASGVNDGSCALLIASEEAANRNGLTPRARVVAMAVAGVAPRVMGIGPIPATRKVLALAGLDLSKMDVIELNEAFSAQALAVLRELGLPDDAPHVNPNGGAIALGHPLGMSGARLVTTATYQLRRTKGRYALCTMCIGVGQGIAMILERV; encoded by the coding sequence ATGCCGGAAGCCTATATCTGTGACGCGGTGCGCACCCCGATCGGGCGGTACGCCGGCGGCCTGTCGGCGGTCCGGACCGACGATCTCGCCGCCATGCCCGTCGTCGAGATCATGAAGCGGAACCCGTCCGTCGACTGGGGGCGGGTGGACGACGTGATGTACGGTTGCACGAACCAGGCGGGGGAGGACAACCGGAACGTGGCGCGGATGACGGTGCTCCTTGCCGGCCTCCCGCCGGAGGTCCCGGGGGTGACCTTCAACCGCCTGTGCGGCTCCGGGATGGACGCGGTCGGGAGCGCCGCGCGCGCGATCAAGGCGGGGGAGGCGACGCTGATCGTCGCGGGCGGGGTCGAGAGCATGTCCCGCGCCCCGTACGTGATGAGCAAGGGGGCCGCCCCGTTCGACCGGGGGATCGAGATGCACGACAGCACGATCGGGTGGCGCTTCGTGAACCGGCGGACGAAGGAGCGGTACGGGGTCGAGTCGATGGCGTCGACGGCCGAGAACGTGGCGGACCAGTTCCGCGTCTCCCGGGAAGACCAGGACCTCTTCGCGCTGCGCAGCCAGGAAAGGACCGCCGCCGCCGCCGCGGGCGGGCGGCTCCGGGAGGAGATCGTGCCCGTGGTCATCCCGAGGAAAAAGGGCGAGGATGCCGTGGTCGGGGACGACGAGCATCCCCGGCCGGACACGACGCTGGAGGGTCTCGCCCGCCTGAAGCCGATCGTGCGACCCGACGGGACGGTGACCGCCGGGAACGCTTCCGGCGTCAACGACGGGTCATGCGCGTTGCTGATCGCCTCCGAGGAGGCGGCGAATCGGAACGGACTGACCCCCCGGGCGCGCGTCGTCGCCATGGCCGTCGCCGGGGTGGCCCCGCGGGTGATGGGGATCGGGCCGATCCCCGCGACCCGGAAGGTGCTGGCCCTCGCGGGCCTCGACTTGTCCAAAATGGACGTGATCGAGCTGAACGAGGCGTTCTCGGCGCAGGCGCTCGCCGTCCTGCGGGAACTCGGGTTGCCGGACGACGCGCCCCACGTCAACCCGAACGGCGGCGCGATCGCCCTCGGGCACCCCCTGGGGATGAGCGGGGCGCGGCTCGTGACGACGGCGACGTACCAGCTGCGGCGGACGAAGGGGCGCTACGCCTTGTGCACCATGTGCATCGGGGTGGGACAGGGGATCGCGATGATCCTCGAGCGGGTCTGA
- the bcrD gene encoding benzoyl-CoA reductase subunit D — MTVSIGVDVGSGVVKTALFRVEGDKSDWLSRWDARIRQRNTFALVEESMRYVLDSAGLTRDDVDYVATTGEGESLPGATGHFYSMTTHARGALYLNPEARAVLDIGALHGRAISIDGKGKVLTYRMTSQCASGSGQFLENISRYLGIAQDEIGALSQQATKPEKVSSICAVLAETDVINMVSRAIKPSDILRGIHESMAERLIKLLKSIDVRRGVVMMTGGLALDAGLVKALQDGMVLQKMETKVAAHTDSLYAGAIGAALWGAFRHGKLKERGLLPKAS; from the coding sequence ATGACCGTTTCGATCGGCGTCGACGTCGGATCCGGAGTCGTCAAGACCGCGCTGTTCCGCGTGGAAGGGGATAAGAGCGACTGGCTCTCCCGCTGGGACGCCCGCATCCGCCAGCGGAACACGTTCGCCCTCGTCGAGGAGTCGATGCGGTACGTCCTCGATTCCGCGGGGCTTACGCGGGACGACGTCGACTACGTCGCGACCACCGGCGAGGGGGAAAGCCTTCCCGGCGCGACGGGACACTTCTACTCGATGACCACCCACGCCCGGGGGGCCCTGTACCTCAACCCCGAGGCGCGCGCGGTGCTCGACATCGGTGCGCTCCACGGCCGCGCGATCTCCATCGACGGGAAGGGGAAGGTCCTGACCTACCGGATGACCAGCCAGTGCGCGTCCGGCTCCGGGCAATTCCTCGAGAACATCTCCCGCTACCTCGGGATCGCCCAGGACGAGATCGGCGCGCTGTCGCAGCAGGCGACGAAGCCGGAGAAGGTGAGCAGCATCTGCGCCGTGCTGGCGGAGACCGACGTGATCAACATGGTCTCCCGCGCGATCAAGCCGAGCGACATCCTGCGCGGCATCCACGAGTCGATGGCGGAGCGCCTGATCAAGCTGCTCAAGTCGATCGACGTGAGGCGCGGGGTCGTGATGATGACCGGCGGGCTGGCGCTGGACGCGGGACTGGTGAAGGCCCTCCAGGACGGGATGGTCCTGCAGAAGATGGAGACGAAGGTCGCCGCCCACACGGACTCCCTGTACGCCGGCGCGATCGGCGCCGCCCTGTGGGGCGCCTTCCGCCACGGGAAGCTGAAGGAGCGGGGCCTGCTGCCGAAGGCGTCTTAG
- the mazF gene encoding endoribonuclease MazF: MGTGCREGGVVSRRGYVPERGDVVWMMFGSQAGHEQSGRRPAVVMSSSIYNGKTGMALCCPITSHVKGYPFEVLVPAGLKTSGAILADHIRNIDWKTRRAEYLCKLADKVLEEVADKILSLLVK; the protein is encoded by the coding sequence ATGGGGACCGGCTGTCGGGAGGGAGGTGTGGTGAGTCGCCGCGGGTATGTTCCGGAGCGCGGAGATGTCGTTTGGATGATGTTTGGCTCTCAGGCCGGTCACGAGCAAAGCGGTCGGCGACCTGCCGTTGTAATGTCTTCTTCGATCTATAACGGGAAAACTGGCATGGCCTTGTGTTGTCCAATCACAAGTCATGTTAAGGGCTACCCATTTGAGGTGTTGGTTCCCGCTGGCTTGAAAACATCAGGGGCAATATTGGCCGATCACATAAGAAATATAGATTGGAAAACAAGACGAGCAGAATATTTATGCAAATTGGCAGATAAAGTATTGGAAGAAGTGGCAGATAAGATATTGTCACTATTGGTTAAATAG
- a CDS encoding DinB family protein: protein MLQSVKGFIDYYEGIRRRTLHFIGTIPADRIDWLPVEGEFTFGDLIRHLAATEAMFVDAVVNGKWKYAGHKTDLKQEREVTIASLQATHREAMNKLGTLSDSALMETRPSLGGTEVKTWRLLMAMVEHEVHHRSQIAMYLTLNNIKPPHIYGLGVEDVIALATG from the coding sequence ATGCTGCAAAGCGTCAAGGGATTTATTGACTATTATGAGGGGATTCGCCGTCGGACCCTTCATTTTATCGGCACTATCCCCGCGGACAGAATCGATTGGTTACCAGTTGAGGGCGAATTCACGTTCGGAGACCTCATCCGCCATCTGGCTGCCACCGAGGCTATGTTTGTCGACGCCGTGGTGAATGGAAAATGGAAATACGCTGGGCATAAAACTGATTTGAAACAAGAGCGCGAAGTTACCATCGCGTCACTCCAAGCCACTCACCGAGAAGCCATGAATAAATTGGGCACCTTAAGCGACTCCGCCTTGATGGAAACACGCCCGTCTCTAGGCGGCACGGAAGTCAAGACATGGCGATTGTTGATGGCGATGGTCGAACACGAAGTTCATCATCGTAGTCAAATAGCAATGTACCTGACGCTTAACAACATCAAACCCCCTCACATCTACGGTTTGGGTGTGGAAGATGTAATCGCATTGGCAACCGGATAA
- a CDS encoding methylglyoxal synthase — translation MLHKKIAMEHDKKIALVAHDNKKRDLVDWAKYNRVLLAHHRIFATGTTGEILEQELGFRITKLQSGPLGGDQQVGARIADSEIDFLIFFWDPLEPAPHDSDVKALLRMAVVWNIPIACNRASADFMISSPLMDGEYDRLVPDYDAYRSRKIAGEERSVPGPIELAGDDDPLKRSG, via the coding sequence ATGCTTCATAAAAAAATCGCAATGGAGCATGACAAGAAGATCGCCCTCGTTGCGCATGACAATAAGAAGCGAGACCTGGTTGATTGGGCAAAATACAATCGAGTGCTTTTGGCCCACCACAGGATATTTGCGACAGGAACAACCGGCGAGATCCTGGAACAGGAGCTTGGCTTCAGGATCACCAAGCTGCAGAGCGGACCTTTGGGCGGGGATCAGCAAGTCGGCGCCAGGATCGCCGATAGCGAGATCGATTTTCTCATTTTTTTCTGGGATCCGCTCGAACCGGCACCCCATGACTCGGACGTCAAGGCGCTCCTGCGAATGGCGGTGGTCTGGAATATTCCCATTGCCTGCAATCGCGCCTCCGCCGATTTCATGATCTCCTCCCCCTTGATGGATGGCGAATATGATCGTCTTGTGCCGGATTATGATGCCTATCGAAGCCGGAAGATCGCAGGGGAGGAACGATCAGTGCCGGGTCCGATCGAGTTGGCTGGCGATGACGACCCGTTGAAAAGGAGTGGCTAG